DNA from Calditrichota bacterium:
CATCCACCGGACAATTTTCCACACAAATACTGCAGCCAATGCATTTTTTAGGATCGGCTGCCGGACGTGTCCAGAGAACCCTGCCCAGGGCTTTTAAAATCGGCTTGGGAATCACTCGAATTTTCCAATTGGACGGCAGTTTAAAATCGGGTATCCGGAGCGATTCCAAATCGGGAACAGAGGTTTCAATGGCCTTCCACCCGGTCGCTCCTGTCCCCCGCTCGCGGGCTTCCCGAACGGTTGGAAGGGATTCGGGAGAATATCCCATCAGGAAAGAGGCAACTACATCCAGAGCCACGGCATCCGTGCTGGCAAAAATCAACCCCACTTTTCTGCTTTGCCCGGCTGCCGGACCGTTGCCCTCCATGCCGATAATTCCATCCATTATGGAGAGTGTGGGGCGGGTCAGTTCGTACACATCGAGCAAAATCTTTGCAAAATCGGCCGGGTGCGGAGCCAACCGGTGAAAATCCCCTTTTTGCAACCCCGGCAGCGTCCCGTACATGTTCTTAACGGCGCCCGTGAATAGCATCAGGTTGTGGGTTTTGAATTTTGGAAGATTGATGACCACATCGGCGTCTTCCACCCATTTTGACAGGAAGTACCGCCGGCCGTTTTTCACTTTCAGCGAAAGAGCACCCGTTTCAAATGAAACCAGCTCGGCGCCTACCCTTTCGGCCACCTCCAGAAAACCGGACACTTTCCAGAATCGTTTGATCCCCCGAATGGAACCGGACGGACTGTCGCCAATCCACACCTGCCCGCCTGCTTCCTGAACCAATCGAGCCACAGCTTCCACAACTGCCGGGTGGGTAGTTACTGCCTTTTCGGGAGGGTGAGCCGCAAGCAAATTCGGTTTCAGAAGCACGCGATCTCCCGGACGGACAAACGCCTCTATCCCGCCCATTTCGGAAAGCACCTTTCGAATGGCGTTTTCCACCTCAGGAAGTGAATAAGATGAACAGGAATGAACGGCCACAAAGGCCTTCTTCTGCCCTGAGGATGCGCGGTTGGTTTGATGAGAATCGGAATGTATGGCTGTTGTCTGATGTTTACTCAAAACGTCACCCGGAAACAGATTAGGTTCTTGTATTCCACCATTCATTACAACGCGTAAATGCTGACAGTGCAAATGCCAAAATTTTTGATCCGCACAGTCGCGGCAATGAAAAAAGCACCAAGGGACTCATCGGATAATTATTTTAGGTGGCAGGGGGTTTGAAGCGCTTTTTAATATAAAGTGTCCAGGGAATGCGTTTTTCGTACCGAATCTGGTAATCCCACTTTTTGGGAGCCTTCGTCTTCAAATAATCCCGAACGCGGTGCAGGTGCGTTTCCTCGGAAGCCATGATGGTCAGAATTTCTCCACCTGTTCGATCGGTTTTCAATTTCCTGGCCGTTTCCAAAACCTTATCGAGAACAGATTCCGGTTTTTCTTCTTCACGAATATCAATTGTTGCCACCTTTCAGGCCTCCTTCTTCACCTCAACTTCGCGAATTACAAAGGACTTGGTCGGACATTTTGCCACGGCCGTATCGTAATCCTCCCATTTGGACGGGATGACCGGAAGATTAATGTCGCGATTCATAGTGACTACACCCGACGGAGTAAATTTGGGATTCGCACACAGCCCACAACCCGTACAGCCGACGCTGCATACCGACGTCACGGCTTTTCCACGATCGTGAGACACACAGGCGACGTACACCGCCTGGCTTTTGGGGATAAGCTGCATAATACCCTTTGGGCAGGCTTCCACACACAGACCGCATCCCGTGCATTTTTCATCAAAAACCACCGGGAGGCCGTTATCATTCATGGCCATGGCATCGTAAGGACAGGCCTCCACACAAGAACCCAATCCCAGACAACCGTACTCACACGCCTTATCCCCTCCGCCCAATTGGGCCGCGACATTACAATCCCTAATTCCTTCATAAATATATTTTCGTTTGGCCTCTTCAAAGCCGCCGCCGCACTTGACCACGGCGATGCGCTCCTCAACGGCTTCCGCCTCCACGCCCAAAATAGCAGCCACTTTGTCTGCAATCGCCTGACCGCCAACCACACAAAGATTAGGGGGAGCATTTCCCTTAACCACGGCCTCTGCATAAGCAGAGCAGCTTGGAAATCCGCAGCCTCCACAATTTGCCTGAGGCAAAACCTCGTCTATTTCTTCCACACGGGGATCAACTTCTACCGCAAATTTTTTGGACGCATACGCAAGTGTCGCCCCAAAAAGCAGACCCAATCCGCCCAATCCAAGAATAGAAGCCAGTACAATCGGGTTCATACACATCCTCCACTCACACAAACCGAAAAATCCCGGTAAATTTCCGAATCCGGGTTAAAGCAATTTATGATTTTTATTTTTCGATTTCAAGCGCAATTTGTTCTTTTTTGGAAATACACCCCTTTTTATCAGGTCTTGTCGCATTACATCATCCAATAATTGGAGTGGCCTACCTGAAGATG
Protein-coding regions in this window:
- a CDS encoding RnfABCDGE type electron transport complex subunit B, with translation MNPIVLASILGLGGLGLLFGATLAYASKKFAVEVDPRVEEIDEVLPQANCGGCGFPSCSAYAEAVVKGNAPPNLCVVGGQAIADKVAAILGVEAEAVEERIAVVKCGGGFEEAKRKYIYEGIRDCNVAAQLGGGDKACEYGCLGLGSCVEACPYDAMAMNDNGLPVVFDEKCTGCGLCVEACPKGIMQLIPKSQAVYVACVSHDRGKAVTSVCSVGCTGCGLCANPKFTPSGVVTMNRDINLPVIPSKWEDYDTAVAKCPTKSFVIREVEVKKEA
- a CDS encoding DUF362 domain-containing protein encodes the protein MSKHQTTAIHSDSHQTNRASSGQKKAFVAVHSCSSYSLPEVENAIRKVLSEMGGIEAFVRPGDRVLLKPNLLAAHPPEKAVTTHPAVVEAVARLVQEAGGQVWIGDSPSGSIRGIKRFWKVSGFLEVAERVGAELVSFETGALSLKVKNGRRYFLSKWVEDADVVINLPKFKTHNLMLFTGAVKNMYGTLPGLQKGDFHRLAPHPADFAKILLDVYELTRPTLSIMDGIIGMEGNGPAAGQSRKVGLIFASTDAVALDVVASFLMGYSPESLPTVREARERGTGATGWKAIETSVPDLESLRIPDFKLPSNWKIRVIPKPILKALGRVLWTRPAADPKKCIGCSICVENCPVDAMRLVNKIPVIDYKKCINCLCCDEICPENAMIQERSFLARILS